One window of the Perca fluviatilis chromosome 5, GENO_Pfluv_1.0, whole genome shotgun sequence genome contains the following:
- the LOC120559371 gene encoding macrophage mannose receptor 1-like yields MHPNGLWYDDGCDSSIPYPVCADVRGSDVTFVVGNTSMTWPEAQSYCRDRHTDLASVRNMAEHLKVKDAAEGNWVWIGLFRDSWKWSDGSTSSFSSWKVGQPDYNNGNKICVAADFSQSGAWEEWPCDMERAFICYGPVVPVTKKVMKVKFENKRNLDLNDPAVMEAMLKQLKQKLRAQGLDDNIKLSWRKQADGKVFHKEDKKTNKRRRKREEL; encoded by the exons ATGCATCCTAATGGACTCTGGTACGACGACGGTTGTGACAGCAGTATCCCTTATCCAGTCTGCGCAGATGTCAGAG GATCAGATGTGACTTTTGTCGTCGGCAACACCTCTATGACATGGCCTGAAGCCCAGAGCTACTGCAGAGATCGCCACACAGACCTGGCCAGTGTGAGAAACATGGCAGAGCACTTGAAGGTAAAGGACGCGGCTGAGGGAAACTGGGTCTGGATCGGTCTTTTCAGAGACTCCTGGAAGTGGTCAGATGGAAGTACCTCCTCATTCAGCTCCTGGAAGGTCGGCCAACCTGATTACAACAACGGGAACAAGATTTGTGTGGCTGCAGActtcagccaatcaggagcCTGGGAGGAGTGGCCCTGTGACATGGAGAGAGCGTTCATTTGCTACGGTCCAG TGGTTCCTGTTACAAAGAAAGTGATGAAAGTGAAGTTTGAGAACAAGAGGAATCTGGATCTGAATGACCCTGCTGTGATGGAGGCCATGCTGAAGCAG CTGAAACAGAAGCTGAGGGCCCAGGGGCTGGACGACAACATCAAGCTGAGCTGGAGGAAGCAGGCTGATGGAAAAGTCTTCCACAAGGAAGACAAGAAGACcaacaagaggaggaggaagagggaggagctGTAA